The Betta splendens chromosome 4, fBetSpl5.4, whole genome shotgun sequence genome contains a region encoding:
- the LOC114853888 gene encoding desmoglein-2.1-like isoform X2, translating to MAWISLAKMNLLLLLLALMLTAEAKQKRPQSFSRKKREWILPPAKLLENTDYTHKEFIAKIRSDKDKDAKVEYYLTGPGADKPPFNLFVVDHDTGFVRITNILDREKSPFFNLTGIAKYRDGTTAEDDIPLTITVLDQNDNAPYFELQTGNITEASKEVLFLMR from the exons ATGGCTTGGATCTCCCTGGCAAAAATGAACCTACTCCTGCTGTTGCTGGCTTTG ATGTTGACTGCGGAGGCAAAACAGAAAAGGCCACAGTCATTCAGTAGGAAGAAGAGAGAGTGGATTCTTCCTCCTGCCAAGTTGCTGGAAAACACTGACTACACCCACAAGGAATTTATTGccaag ATTCGCTCTGATAAGGACAAAGATGCAAAAGTGGAGTATTATCTCACTGGACCAGGTGCTGATAAACCACCCTTCAACCTTTTCGTGGTCGACCATGACACTGGATTTGTGCGGATCACTAATATTTTGGATAGAGAGAAATCTCCATTTTTTAAT CTAACGGGAATCGCTAAATACAGAGATGGAACAACAGCAGAGGATGATATCCCACTGACAATTACGGTGCTTGACCAGAATGATAATGCACCTTATTTTGAGCTGCAAACTGGAAACATCACAGAAGCAAGTAAAGAAG